In Lycium ferocissimum isolate CSIRO_LF1 unplaced genomic scaffold, AGI_CSIRO_Lferr_CH_V1 ctg6450, whole genome shotgun sequence, a genomic segment contains:
- the LOC132045322 gene encoding uncharacterized protein LOC132045322, which produces MTCHETNKENGSQEYEEYDESTMMLEGLVEELGEQIEKRKPNMDETEIHMSEEDAKKTAFITPWGVYHFRVMPFSHKNAGATYMRAMTTLFHDMIHREIKVYVDDVIIKSRESAEHTANLQLLVKRKATAAQKGKAMTKRQIEREPPTNVEGVESYNKAPSNTSSTPPVLEEQEGASAPAPMSTVSPPAAWGQQKTEAIHLLKQLVADQAQR; this is translated from the exons ATGACGTGTCATGAAACGAACAAGGAAAATGGGTCGCAGGAATATGAGGAATACGATGAATCAACAATGATGCTAGAGGGACTGGTGGAAGAATTGGGAGAGCAAATAGAAAAGAGAAAACCAAATATGGATGAGACTGAG ATACACATGAGTGAAGAAGATGCTAAAAAAACAGCTTTCATCACCCCTTGGGGAGTCTACCACTTCAGAGTGATGCCATTCAGTCACAAAAATGCTGGCGCCACGTATATGAGAGCCATGACTACCCTGTTCCATGATATGATTCATCGGGAAATCAAAGTTtatgtggacgatgtcatcataaaatcaagggaaagTGCAGAGCATACTGCAAACTTAC AATTActggtaaagagaaaagctaccgccgcccagaagggcaaggctatgACAAAAAGGCagatagaaagggagccgccaactaatgtagaaggagttgaatcatATAAtaaggctccatctaatacctctTCCACTCCGCCTgttctagaagaacaagagggggcttcagctccagcccCTATGTCTACCGTTTCTCCACCGGCTGCTTGGGGTCAACAAAagaccgaagctattcatttattgaaACAGTTAGTTGCCGACCAGGCACAGCGATAG